In Terriglobia bacterium, the DNA window GAAGGGGCACATCGTCTATGCCGGTGTCGATTACACGGATATTCTGCGCAGTGCCGAACGTGAGGCGGACATTGTACTGTGGGACGGCGGCAACAACGATATCCCGTTCTATCAGACCGATCTGCACATTGTGGTTGCGGATCCCCATCGCCCCGGGCATGAGCTGAAGTACTATCCGGGAGAGACCAACCTGCGTATGGCCCAGGTGGTACTGGTGAACAAGGTCAACACGGCAGAACCGGCCGCAATTGAGGAAGTGATCGCCAACATTTCCCACACCAATCCGAACGCGACCATCATCCGGGCCGGATCCGTTGTTTCAGTGGAGGACGAGAAAGCCATCAAAGGCAAGAAAGTGCTGGTTGTGGAGGATGGGCCCACACTCACGCACGGCGAGATGACTTATGGTGCGGCGCATGTTGCGGCAAAGCAGTTCGGTGCTGCTGAGATCGTTGATCCGCGCCCCTACGCCTCGGGTACGATCAAGGGCGTCTTCGAAAAATACCGGCATTTGACCGACATTCTGCCCGCCATGGGCTACGGGGATCAGCAGGTTCACGATCTGCAGGCCACCATCAATGCCGTGCCTTGCGACCTGGTCCTGGTCGGTACGCCCTTTGACCTTTCCCGGCTTGTCAAGTCCAACCATCCCATGATTCGTGTTACTTATGCCCTGGACCAGCCGTCCACCGCCGAACTGGCACGAATTTTGGACCGGTTTCTCAGGAAACTCTAGTTCGCCACGACTCGAAGACTCAAAGACTCCACGATGTGGCTTTTGTCGAGTTTTCGAGTCTCAGCGTCTGCGAGGTCTGCGCTTTCGGAGGCATCCATGGCCAAAAGGGACTTCATCACGGTTCGCACTTACACTCCCGCTGAGGTCCGGAAACTGATCGACGATGCTATCGATATCAAGTCACACCCGGAGAAGTACGCCGATACGCTCAAAGGCAAGGCTCTCGCCATGATCTTCGAGAAACCCTCCTTGCGCACACGCGTAACCTTCAATGTCGGCATCCACCAGCTTGGCGGATTTGCCATCTATCTGTCGCCGGCGGAGATCAATCTCGGCAAGAGAGAATCCGTAGCTGACGTGGCACGAAATCTCGAGCGCATGGTTCAGGGAGTCATGGCCCGTACGTTCAGCCACAAGGTGGTGGAGGAATTGGCCGAACATGCGCATATCCCCGTCATCAACGGCTTGACCGATTACAATCATCCCTGCCAGGCGATGGCGGACTACATGACCCTGCTCGAAATCAAGAAGAAGTTTGCCGGGATGAAGCTTGCCTATGTTGGGGACGGCAACAATGTGGCCGTTTCGCTGATCCATACCGCGGCGCGCCTCGGCGTCCATCTCGCTGTGGCGACACCTCCGGGATATGAGCCGAATCCTGAAGTAGTCCAATGGGGGCGCACCCAGGGTGCTGTGACCGGCTGCACTATCGATCTTACCCACGATCCATTAGCCGCTGTGAAGGGCGCGGACGCGATCTACACCGACGTGTGGACCAGCATGGGACAGGAAGCAGAATCGGCTACGCGCCTGAAAATCTTTCGTCCTTATCAGGTCAATGAGGAGCTGTTCGCCCATGCGCGCCCCGATGCCATCTTCCTGCACTGCCTGCCTGCCCACCGGGGGGAGGAGGTAACTGATGGCGTCATGGAATCGCCGCGCTCCGTCGTCTTCCAGCAGGCGGAAAACCGGCTGCATGCTCAGAAGGCCATTATGCTCAACCTCATGCGCTAGAGGTGTGGATTGGCGAAATCGGCTGTCATCGCAGTAGGCGGGAACTCCCTGATCCGCGCCGGAGAAAAAGGGACCATTCCCGAACAAATTGCCAACGCCCGGGTGATCAGCAAGGCGATCGCCGCCCTCATGAAAACGGGGCTGCACCTGGTGGTTACCCACGGCAACGGCCCTCAAGTGGGGGCGCAGTTGCTGCGCTCCGAGCGCGCCGCAGGCCAGGTGTATGAGCAGGGCCTGGACGTGTGCGTTGCTGCGACCCAGGGGGAAATCGGATACATTCTCCAGCAGGCGCTTCAGCTGGAGTTCCAGCTGGCCGGGATCCGGAAGCCGGTATCGACGGTGCTCACCCAGGTGGTGGTGCGCGCGGACGACCCCGGCTTCCAGAGGCCTACGAAGCCTATTGGGCCGTTCTACTCGCATGCGGCCGCAGAGGAGAAAGCGCGCCTGTTCGGCTGGGAGATGATCGAAGATGCCTCCCGAGGCTATCGGCGCGTCGTGGCATCGCCGGCTCCCGTCGAGATCATCGAAGCGGAGGTCATCCGCTGCGTCATGGATCAGGGCATCCTGGTGATCGCGGCGGGCGGCGGCGGCATCCCGGTGGTGCGGGACAACGGCCTCATCCGGGGCGTGGAGGCGGTGATCGACAAGGACCGCGCCTCCGTGTTGTTGGCCATGCAGCTGTCGGTCGACCTGTTGGTATTTTCGACAGACGCGGATTACGTCTATCTCAATTTCAAACGGCCCGGGCAGCGTGCTCTCAGGCGGATAGGCCTGCAGGAGATCATGACGTATCACGCGGCCGGCGAGTTCCCTCCCGGGAGTATGGGGCCCAAAGTCGAGGCGGCCATCCGTTTTTTGCAGTCCGGAGGGAAGGAAGCGATCATCACCTCCCTCGAAAACCTGGCGGAGGCGATGACCGGGGAAGCGGGAACTCACATAGTTCCTGAGATCGGGGGGCAGCAATCGTGAAGCTTCGTCATGTCATCGAATCGCAGCAGTTCACGGTGCCGCTCCTGATGGAACTTTTTGAGCGCACCCGTGCCATGGAGCGCATCGTGGCCCGAGGCGGGACACTCGACTATCAGCACAAGATCATGGCGACCCTTTTTTATGAACAGTCGACGCGGACTCGAATATCCTTCGAAGCCGCCATGCATCGCCTGGGTGGACGGGTTTGCTCCACCGAGGAGGCCAAGGCTTTTTCGTCGGAGGTGGAAGGAGAGCAGCTGGAAGACACGATCCGGATCATTTCCGGCTACACGGACGTGATCGTGCTGCGCCATTCCGAATTGGGGGGAGCCGCGCGCGCCGCGTCCGTGTCGAAGGTTCCTGTCATCAACGCTGGCGATGGCAGCGGCGGGCAGCATCCCACGCAGGCGCTTCTGGATCTCTACACCATCTTCCGGGAGCGCAGAACGCTGGACGGGCTCACGATCGCCATGGTCGGCGAGCTGGACCGCGGGCGGACGGTGCGCTCGCTGGCGTACCTCCTGAGCAAGTTCGAGCGCGTCAAGATGTACTTCGTTAGCCCGCCCGAGGTGCGGATGAAGCGGGATATACTCGAACACCTCGCGGAACACAACATCTGGTATGCCCAGGAATCCGAACTCGATCGCGTGATCGGCGCCGTCGATGTCATCTATGTCACCCAGATTCGTCCAGGTCGAATGCCCGATCAACAACACCTCAAGAAGTACTTCATGGACACGTCGGTGTTGCAGAAGATGAAACGGAACGCCATGATCCTGCATCCACTGCCGCGCACGCTGGAGCTCGACAAGACCGTGGATGACGACCCGCGGGCATTCTATTTTCAACAGGCAACCAACGGGCTCTATGTGCGCATGGCGCTCTTGACGATGGTCCTGGAATGAGCGGAAATTTTTGAATGGGACGGGGAGTTTGCGCCGAGCTATTTGCGACGTGCGAGCTTGCTTGTGCCCGGGGAATGCGGCGGCCATCGGCTGCATTCCAAAGGATTTACTGGAGGCTTCATGAACCCCGAAATGACCACCAAGGATTTCATCGAGCTCGAGGACCGCTATGGAGCTCACAACTACCACCCGCTGGATGTGGTGATCCACAAGGCCCAGGGTGTCTGGGTTTACGACGTGGATGGGAAGCGCTATCTGGACTGCCTGGCAGCGTATTCGGCGGTGAATCAGGGCCATTGCCACCCCAAAATCATGGAAGCCCTGATCGAGCAGGCCCACCGCGTGACCTTGACCTCGCGCGCTTTTCGCAACGACCAACTCCCGCTTCTGTGCCGGGACGTGCACGAACTGACGGGGATGGACACCATGCTGCCCATGAACTCGGGGGCGGAAGCGGTCGAGACCGCGCTCAAGACGGCTCGCAAGTGGGGATACCAGGTCAAGGGCATTCCGGCCGATAGAGCGGAAATTATC includes these proteins:
- a CDS encoding cyclic 2,3-diphosphoglycerate synthase, with product MAAKQKKVIIMGAAGRDFHNFNVYFRNNPQYQVVAFTAFQIPGIAGRTYPPELAGNGYPRGIPIFDESELSALIKKFQADEVVFAYSDVPHVEVMHRASLVNALGPDFLLMGAKSTMVKSIKPVISVCAVRTGCGKSQTSRRITELLHERGKSVVVIRHPMPYGDLNAQRCERFETLADLERYQCTIEEMEEYESHIQKGHIVYAGVDYTDILRSAEREADIVLWDGGNNDIPFYQTDLHIVVADPHRPGHELKYYPGETNLRMAQVVLVNKVNTAEPAAIEEVIANISHTNPNATIIRAGSVVSVEDEKAIKGKKVLVVEDGPTLTHGEMTYGAAHVAAKQFGAAEIVDPRPYASGTIKGVFEKYRHLTDILPAMGYGDQQVHDLQATINAVPCDLVLVGTPFDLSRLVKSNHPMIRVTYALDQPSTAELARILDRFLRKL
- the argF gene encoding ornithine carbamoyltransferase, whose protein sequence is MAKRDFITVRTYTPAEVRKLIDDAIDIKSHPEKYADTLKGKALAMIFEKPSLRTRVTFNVGIHQLGGFAIYLSPAEINLGKRESVADVARNLERMVQGVMARTFSHKVVEELAEHAHIPVINGLTDYNHPCQAMADYMTLLEIKKKFAGMKLAYVGDGNNVAVSLIHTAARLGVHLAVATPPGYEPNPEVVQWGRTQGAVTGCTIDLTHDPLAAVKGADAIYTDVWTSMGQEAESATRLKIFRPYQVNEELFAHARPDAIFLHCLPAHRGEEVTDGVMESPRSVVFQQAENRLHAQKAIMLNLMR
- the arcC gene encoding carbamate kinase — its product is MAKSAVIAVGGNSLIRAGEKGTIPEQIANARVISKAIAALMKTGLHLVVTHGNGPQVGAQLLRSERAAGQVYEQGLDVCVAATQGEIGYILQQALQLEFQLAGIRKPVSTVLTQVVVRADDPGFQRPTKPIGPFYSHAAAEEKARLFGWEMIEDASRGYRRVVASPAPVEIIEAEVIRCVMDQGILVIAAGGGGIPVVRDNGLIRGVEAVIDKDRASVLLAMQLSVDLLVFSTDADYVYLNFKRPGQRALRRIGLQEIMTYHAAGEFPPGSMGPKVEAAIRFLQSGGKEAIITSLENLAEAMTGEAGTHIVPEIGGQQS
- the pyrB gene encoding aspartate carbamoyltransferase, with the translated sequence MVKLRHVIESQQFTVPLLMELFERTRAMERIVARGGTLDYQHKIMATLFYEQSTRTRISFEAAMHRLGGRVCSTEEAKAFSSEVEGEQLEDTIRIISGYTDVIVLRHSELGGAARAASVSKVPVINAGDGSGGQHPTQALLDLYTIFRERRTLDGLTIAMVGELDRGRTVRSLAYLLSKFERVKMYFVSPPEVRMKRDILEHLAEHNIWYAQESELDRVIGAVDVIYVTQIRPGRMPDQQHLKKYFMDTSVLQKMKRNAMILHPLPRTLELDKTVDDDPRAFYFQQATNGLYVRMALLTMVLE